The region TGATCGACAAGATTAGGTGATCGATTTGGTCATTTAATTTAGCCAATCACCTTTAGCTAGACCGTATCGTAATACAAGTGGTTACAGACAGCCACTGGTCGCACCATCAATCGCTTTCTTGGAACAAAAGGAACCAAAATAGATGCCTAGGAAATCACCTAACATGCAGACTGGCTGACAGTTAACCAGGTGACAGCCAGCCACAAACCTGAGCTCACAACAGCCAACTTTACACTCTTATTTGTTGATTCACCAGGTTAAGCCTAACCATGCTTTCTGTGCTCACCTCCTTCCATTTAGGCTATTCATGGATACAGAGAAACGGAACGTGAGACGTGGGGAGCAGCATGCCAGACCATCTTAAGCCGTGTCCGATCTGTATTTGCTACAGGAAGCTCACTACTTGGCCCAGTCCATATCCTAGATCTGGACAAAACCGGCTATATCAAACCTCACATTGACAGTGTCAAGgtaaatgacattaaaattaatgacaattggaaatgtacagtataacaaCTATGcacttgttttgtcattttttttagttctgtGGCAGCACCATCACTGGGTTGAGTCTTCTCTCAGATAGTGTCATGCGCTTAGTCAAAGAAGATGCTCCCAGTGAGTGGCTTGACCTGCTGCTGCCTAGACGCTCCCTCTATATTCTAAGGTTTAGCACCGATAGTACCTTATTTGGAGATGTAGTTGCTGTGGCTATCCATTTACTTCCCTTTCGTACTAATGTATTTCTCCTCTCATATTACAGGGACCAGGCCAGATACAACTTCACTCATGAGATCTTAAAAGATGAAGAGTCTTTGTTTAATGGACAGAGAGTGCCTCGACAGCGACGCATCTCTGTTATTTGTCGGAACCTTCCGGCTTAAAATGCACTTCAGATCAGCTGAGATATGAATTCTACCTGAGCTCCAAAGACAATGTAAATGGCCTTCATTGGTTGATGTcatcctcactgtatatatggGCAGTAGTCCACATCCAGAATGAAATGTGCTTGTATTTGATGAAAATACATTACAAAGTATGTTTTGAATCCATATTTTCATGGATTACAATAATTAGCACctttacattaataaataaatgtgttacctCTTAACATGTTTGTCAAATATGCAGTCCTCTGAGGTATTTATTTTCCCTGCAAATCTCAATTTGTTGGCATGTTGACAAACCTATTCAATCTTGGCTGGTGGTAAAGATGGTATCAATGGTTcaaaacagtaaaatattttgtcatctAGTATGAGCAACAAATTcacctaaaaaaagaagaaaaagttatCCAAGTAGCTCATTCCCTTCACGGGTCCCAACACTATAGAACATTATGGGAGGGACACCTGCACATCATTTAAGGAATTAATAAATCTTCTGGGGTAAGGCTGAAACATCAATTGTCATCATTGACATCAGTCCAATTGTCTTGATTCAACATTTGTATACCATATATTTCGGCTTATCGGTGCTTCCAGATAAACTTATACTTGTCCGCAAGCTTTCACATGAGATATTTGAATCCCAGCTAAATGAGCCGTTTGGGCGTACTGTTCAGCCATCTGCTACTTGTGTCTGATTTGTGGTCAGATTTATGGCATGAAATAACTACACTGGGCTGACTGAGCTAACGCATTTAGTTTGTGTACCTTAGCTGACGTCGGATGGAATCCTCATACCCCCCACccgaaaaaaaacttttcaggagacccccaaaaatggcatgtttgttaaacttttaacattttatcATTAAATCATGTTCATCATCAAGGAGGTGCCCCTAGCTAAAAAATTCCAACGCTGCAAATACACCACaacttcattttaaaacacaaatgccTAAAAACCTTTATGTGATAGCAAAGTTTTATTAGAAAACAACCTAATCCTATATGTAAACTTTTAGTTGTGTACACTACAGTAACAGCTTATTTTTCAACACAACATAATTCCTGTTGCtatacatgaaattaatggtttAGGGACAAAAGTTACCTACCAATCACTTTGGATCTTGTGTCATATAAGAATAACAAAAcactataaaataattatttcactTCCCTCCATCCCCTTCTGTCCTTTGTTTATTCCAatcatccgtccattttctataatTCTCATCTTCAAAAGGTTGTTGGTGATCCTGAGCCTATCCCATTCCCATGTTTATTCCGTgagataaaaatgcattttgtcgTTAACGTTTTTGCGCTCTGGATTAAGGCGTTTCAGAATCTGCGCCAGCACGTTGACTGTCTGCTCACTGCTCAGGCCTGTGCGCTTGGTCTGGAATTTCTTCAGCAGGTCTTTGGTGGTCATCGGTTTCCGTATCAGGTAGCGGCGGACCGCTTCTTCTGTTAGCTGTACATCACTGTGGGGACCAAAAAGAGCAGTTCAAGCCAACTCCCCTCACCATTCCATTGACATTATTATCATTCCAATATGAACTAACAGCGCAGAAAGGTATAAACGGATGAGTGATATAAGAGTACCTGGAACTCGGAGTAGATTTTCCTGATGGGGGTTGAGGCGTGCTCTTCCCAGAGGGAGCAGGGCTCTGACTGCTGGGGTCCATCTTGAGCCTTTTGGCAGCTGGCGAATCTGTCCCTGGACCTTGTGTCTGTCTTTTACCTGGTGGAAAGTAAGGTCTGATTAACACTGATAAGAATATGAAACGTGAAACAATTGACAAGTGTGCCCCTGGGAAATTTTTATTTGGGTAAAAATAGGGCACAAGAAAAAGTTCTTTTGGGACTCACACCCAACCAAAGCACAATAACATCTTTAATTATAGATTCCTTTGGCTCCCCTGAATCGTAACATTTCATCTTATCAAGACTTGTTGGGGCCCCACATCACAACATAGGCCATTGAAGTCAATAATGTGCATGTACACACCTTGCTCTAGCTTGCTGGCAGCAGCACGAAGTGTGTTGGAGGTGGCGGCAGAGTCTATAGATGGCGTCCCCGGCCGGCTGCCAGTTCTGGAGCTTCCGGCAGAGCCGCGCCCTCCTGCGCGTTTTGGAGGAGTGCGCTTCTTCTACAAGAGAGAACAAGAAGACTCATTTTGGATAAACACAATCTCTTCAATATATATGTTGTTTTGCAATCACTGTCAGGTTTAATCCCACTGACTCTCTATTTTGGAGCCAGAATATTCAGTTGttcctccacacacacactaaccaCCATGAACAAAGCGGACGCCGTTTCTCCCTCGATGTCACTGTCGTCCGAGCTGTCTGATTCGCCGCTGCTGTCTGTGAAACACATTTGAATGCACGCTTCACATTAGCTAAAAGTTTTCTtcataaacaaacataaaccACTATCTAATGGGATACGATATAAGAGTTTCAAGTTTACAAAGATCCTAgtggtatttatttaaaaatatggttGTTATGCTAGCGTACCAGGCACACTTTTTAGCAGAACGGTGTGTCCAGTATTATTCTTATAACTACACTTTAGAGACAACCACTATGGTGTTGTCCCTTTAAGGTCTGtaccctttttcttcttcttttctgccTGTGCTTGTGTCTTCtttccttcttcctcctcctcctcctcctttgttTCCTCCTCGTTCTGTTTCTCCTCTTCGCTCTCTTCCTCGCTTTCCGAGGCCTCATCGATCCCtgtaaagtcaaaaaaaaataataattcaataaaattCCTGCATATCACATGAAAAACATCTCTCAAACGTTTGACCATCATAATATAATAGTTTGACCTTTAGGGAGTTCTTCTCCTTTGCTGGGCTTTCCTTTTTCAGGTTCTTCATCTGAACTGCTTATAGAAGACAAAATCATTGATTTAGTAAAGACTAAGGGTCATGTTCTCCCATGTGCATACAGACTTTTCTGGCTACATGGATTCTCCCGTCCACTTAAGTCTAATTCATGCATTTTCGTGCCAGATACAATCTCTGAGTGGAGCAACACCAAAATATGGGCATTCCCTGTTAAATCTGCGATCACACAATTTCTTGTCGACTTTGGCGCATTTCCTCGTACGCGCTCCAGAAGCTATACTAGCTTGAGCAACTCGTGAAGGTGTAACATTATATTGCACTTGATTCAGTTACAACATAAGTtgcaatatttcaaaaatgtatcaaaGGTAAAGAAAGTATGGTGAGAGACTGAAcacaaaataattcattaaGCTGATAAAAATTGGACTGCGAGTTGGCTATTACAGCATTTCAGTTTCGATATTTATTGGCTGATTGTCAAAAATATGTCTAAGTGATAAAGTGGCATGGCAAAAAGAAGGTTGGGCACCGCTGATCTGCAAGACAGTAATCACAATCCTTTTTTTATTGGACTTCCAAACAAGCAATCAGATATAAGCACAGTACTCTGGTTAAATTAATGCTGTTGCTTGGATTTGCCTATAgaataaaaacatgcatgccTTGATCGTGTTCGTTGGAGCGGCGCGTGTGTCCCAACTGAGGACACATTGGCTGCGTAAGGAATCTTTATTCTTAAAGTATGCTGTTGTTTTCTCATGGATTTCCACGACATTCAGATGTCTCAGGAAAACTCTGTGCCATGATTTACAGCAGGCCCGAGTTGTTAATGAATCACGCCACTTAGGTGCGAAATTACTCCCAGATTATGCATGTCGATGAAAAGTGTGCAAGCCCAGCCAAAGACCGGTGAACGGGAGAATATAGCCGCACACCGAGCAACATTGCCAAAGCTTAGTGTGCGGAGTTGGCAGCTCGCATCCATGAATTGCTGACAGTCAGCCACTGGTTTTGCTAGAAAACCGAGCTTGGAGAGTCGGTCACTGAAAAGCACGGGTGCAGTCATTGAATGGGGAGATCAGTCATTGGCAACAGCCTCGCAAACTATCCACATTCTCTTCTTTGTTCTCGCTCATTTCCTCTCTCTATAACAATTCACTTGTGGACCGACAATTGCGCCATGTTTTAGtggttcaataaaaacaaataaatgagccTTTAACACCAATACAGAGCCtcaatttttccattatatgtcTATAATAATCCAGTGCTTAACCACAGCCCATTTATGTCGCGTTCGGCTGTGTCGCTCAGTGTGCAGCGGAGTCTTCCTGTATGGAAAGAAATCCTacattttgagtaaaaaaaaaaaaaacaagatctgACCTGCTTTCATCTGACATGTAATCCACCTCAAGTCCCTCATAGTCGCCATCATCGCTGTCTTCCAAAGCCTCCTTGtcattgctcttctttttcttctttgatttTCCTTTCCCTGTTTCAGTCTTTGCTTTTGTCTTGCCTTCTCCATCTACAAGCAAGGACATTTTCATCGCGGCTGCATTGCAAAGACAAACTGCATCTTTCCTACAAACAAATGTTTGTGAAACTATCTTCAAATGTGCCGCTCCTCACCGTCACTGTTGTCACTGTCATCGCTGCTCATCTCAAAGTCATCTTCCATATCGTGGATGCGCAGGTCGCCCCCTCGACCACcgccctttttcttctttgtcaaTTTCTcactctcctcctcttcctcgtcacCTTGCGTTTGCTCGCGTAAACGTCGCTGAAGCATGATGCTGAAATGATTCACTACCTTGTTCCTCCTGTAGATGTCATGAAAATGTAAGAACAATCGTTCCCATCATCAGCACACTAATTTGAGCATAACGTTTACAAGCTTTTCCAACCCCACACAACTGTGGTCAATGCTTACCTATATGTAAACAGTAAATATATTGAATTTCAGGCAAAAACACTATTTTGCAGATAAGCCTGCCTTTCAGTTAAAGtttcttgagtttttttctttacattccaAACAATATTCCTGGCACTTATGGCTGAGGTCATTGTTGGTCACAAATGTTGCCAGGAAATGCAAATTTAGGAGAACTGTATGGCTCCATTTACCTAGCATACCGTTGAGTTAAATAGCCACAACTTCCTCACCTCACTATCTAGTCAAGCCtaagaaaatgcttttttataAGTTCAACCACTACAGAAATAATGTTAAGCTATAAGTCTCCCATCCATTCTCTGTACTTATTTTTGTAAGATTTAGATTGTTCAGCAGTACCTAATGATGGTCTCTTAacgagaaatatttttttaaaggtttttttttgtctcctctttCAATCCACAAATTAAGTCTACTGAGCCTGAACTTTGAACCTGTAGTCCTTTCCCACCATCTAAACTTCCCCCTCTCTCACCTGCCCCACTCCTCTTCAGCCTCTTCTGCAGTGAGAGTTCTATGTTTCGCCACCGGAGTAAAGTTGTACCAGCCGTGAACAGGGAAGGCTTCAAAGGCTCCATCGGGACACTGGGTGAAGATGTAGTAGGATGCATTTTCTGTGACACCCCCCTTTTTCAGACCTTTGAACCTTATGTAGACAGGCAGAGAGAGGGTAGTCCATCTTTAGCTGTTATTAAGTTTGAGagaaatttttgtgtgtgtattttttcatcACACCTTTTTCCAGCCTTGCCGTTGACTTTAAGAATCCAAGGCTGGTCCTCTACTTTGAACTCACGTGTCACAATACCATACTTCTTCCGTCGCGCCTCCTCACGCTGCTTTTTGCCAAACTCGCTGCCAGCTGCACCCTCCGTTGTCTCTTCTTCTCCATATATCTTCCGAGCGCTCATGTCTCTCTCCATGCGAGCCTGAGTGAAGAGGTTCAGATACAAACCTACTGTAAGTCCAATGAAGTTGGAATgttgtgttaaacataaataaaaacaaaatacaacaatttGAAAATCATGTACAACCTATCCTTAACGGAATAcgctacaaagacaagatacttaatgttcaaactgatcaactttattgtttttagcaaatgtaACACAGTGGTAAACACGACCCTGTCCCAGCTTATTTGAAACACCTTAAAGCTATAAAATTCTAagttaaagctgctcaatgtagAAATCTGCCCAAGATAACTTTAcaacagcctttttatttgaccatttatgactcatacatcttctaattagcagattaacaccttagctgttcacaaaggGTTCTccttgcaagcctctggccaatagatagtattcacataaCGTCATTTGCCCACATTTTGTGCCGTTCACGGGTTCATGGAATGTCGAATGTTAACGGACaaagaagtgtccggaattGCAAAGATACATCGAAAGGATTTTCaaacaaagtctaccaaagtgtgttctgaccattttgattaaggtaagtgtcattgtaaaatggtaaaatgcttttaccataatgtgaTTGTGTTATATGTGAGCCGCTAtccgtggctagctctggctaaaaatatcTGATGGTCAAGATGTTcagattttgagatctctctaaataccctccttaaggtctcttattttcctttcccagcagcccaaaagttgaaattgttgtttatgtgtacgaaaataagtgatgaataatattgtttttgttgtaacatgctagcgctagtagctagtgcagtcggggaactagctaacttggtttataaataacccgagattcttcacctcaaattcacaaatgatcaatcaacatagcaaccaataaaaaacGCAAGTACAGAAGAATGTCTGTTTTGGGAGCCATCCTACCTCAGAGCATACGTTGCCATCTAGACCCGGCAGCaacatcggcaaatgtttgtaatctaATTGATTCCATTAATcaaacgtttcaacgtgtaccgcTTGCGaggagtgttgagctaaatcttccgcataTGTCTTGCTTATACAATTAACGTTAGGAAACTGggggtgacattcatcaataacaaaaaaaacattcggtGTACACTCAATACAAACACAGCTGAGTCCGCTGGAAAGTTGAACCACCATGAGGGGCGGACTCACGCTCccgtgacgtcagtgaatactaCGTATAGTTTTCAGCGTGGATTTGAGTTTAAATGTTCcacctctgtctgcggatgtgatgtcatgtgcgcattgtgtacgtgacGAAGGGAGTGTGCGGTTTCATTTTCAgccacacgtggcagtagcgatttgaaattcaGTTTGTTGCATTAAGCAGCTTTACATTAAATAGATTgtttttgtagtgtattcaattgaatatgggttgaacataatttgcaaataattgtattgttttgaaattatgtttaacacaatgttccaacttcattggaattgtctttttttttaattaaaagtttGACGTTGTTTAAATTCTTTTTGCCACTACCAACAGTTATGATCATCATTCTATTAATCTTTTTATTGTAGGTAAACAATCACTAAACTTACCTGAGTCCATGTTGAACAGTTGACTTTATCTCCGGCGTTAAAAGCCATTATGTTGTATTTCTTGCTAGTGTTTCTGGAGGGGGACAATACACcatacattaatttaaaacattcattcattgtattctattgcATATGCTCTTATTCCACTTTATTTGGTAAGCCTGCAGTTCAAGATTTAAAATGTCCTGCTTTTACTAAGACTGAAACATATTATATGTTACAGCAGTATATTATAGAAGCGTTTGTTGAGTATATTTTCCATGACTGTGTTAAACATTAATTTAAGAATCATATACAAAGTTTTACAACAGAACAAATCAAagtgatacttgactcatttagccatttttagccataaaaagttaataatcttattttttctagaatgaatttgataacttcattatttttcatgtacaattaatacctatACAtcacattttgctacttgctatagactcaaaatgacatcacctgtgctcagggctcagataacaaccaaataaaaaagggaGCACATCCAAATTGTCTGAActgtctttattttaataaagatATCCCAATATGATCCCTTTTTTATATATGGctctatatatactgtagtgcAGAATTAGTTAACAccagataaacaaataaaaccatTACAATTTAATATCAAGGCATTTTCTCTAAGTATCTACGTGACATTTAAAGCAGTAGAAGATGCTGTATGTTACTCACTTAGGGACTCGCACAATGTATTCAGTGCCAGAAGAACTGCTGCTCCcctgcaaaacaaacaagcagtTTCTCTTACAATGTTCAATTGCTGTCCCTCCCCAAAGTGCCtattaaatataacaaaatataaGAAAATTAACACATTGAAATAAAAGTCACTGATTGTACAGTTAAAAGGGAGCATCTTGTCACCAAGCCAAACAATTACTCACCAGTGATGCCATGACTTTATTTTGACTCCAACTTCAAggtacacttaaaaaaagaaagtagaagTATGATTAATAACATGATGATTATGGCTGATGACTTTGTTTCTCAAGTGccatgtgtaaataataaaatgtgtctCTTGGGGATATTAGTCATTTAAACGTTTACTGTAATAAGTAGTGTTTTTTCGATAATGTTTTTTGGACCCCAGATAccaattccgatacccagctttgcagtatcggccgatgctgaTACCTACGGGGGGGTTTTCTCAACGTGAAAAAGATGTCCTGCCCTTGGTTCAGAGGATTCAAGGGCCAATAtgatatcttggctcggcatgcagtgaacatgtcacacatcagtgaatgtcgtgcacaaccaagacacaagatgctgcatccaaagtcctatattagcgtagGAAATAATGGTAtaggcatgttacttgttagtactcactgatgacgataccactgttttaatgcagtatcggggcctctgccaataccaataccagtattggaacaacactagtagTATATAAAACATTCAACATGTCTAATctgattcataaaaaaatcattaatgttGACTTTGAGGCACATGTGGATTTATTTGGAAACTGGAAAGGCTGTATGAGGATCACTTATGCCAGTGATTACTAACCAGGGGGCTGTGGCACACTCATGTCCTGTGagagatcatcatcatcatcatcatcgctatGCCAgcacaattaaatgtttttccacTAGATGACAGCAGGTGCAAGAAACCTGTGTATCCACCTGCTGCCATTCCTAAATTAGATTAAGTTAAGGCTTCTTACGTGAGTATCACCTTAGTAAGGAaaaaagttgcattgctcattttAGGATTAGTTGTGAAATacgattttatatgttttgattataGCGTGCTCGGAGCATATAGTCACCctgttaaaataattgcctaaatcattttttgtttttgcatttatttatttatttttgcctaaatcctctcatgatgcaaatggttaaactagtttgtgtttcctgaaaaatctgaagaaaaaaaatgacttacgcaattattttaataaggcGTCTGTTTGTtatcaagaaattgtagttttaaaaaatgttcgaAGCGAGACTCTAATCCGTGACCTCGCGCTTTCGGGGTGAGCTCCTTGACATTACAGTGTTCTACAAGCTAGTACACAAtcaaactacacaaaataaataaaattgcactAAGTGGCGcgttgccggtcacggcaaaatatccacttcgGAAATACAATTCCCTGGGCGGTACTGTTTACAGTACTAACATGAGATACAACATTACCGTCGATGTTCAACGCCATTTTATGAACATTATTAACCAAATGTGGAAACTTACCTTGTGCCGAAGAGGAAACGGGGATCGGGAAATTACATATATCCAATTTGCATGATCAGAgaagatgtgtttgtgtgtaagaCGCCAATTTACCGGTGCACACACTTCAGTCCGTCATTCCATGTTGCGGGTAAGAAACAAGTACAAACAAAGGTTCCTACTTGTCGATCATGTGATCGGTATATCCACCCATCCATGtgctgaaccgcttattcctcacaattTAAACAAGTACAACCAAGACTGTTTTACTCAATGGCCCAGAATAGCTGGCAACTTGGCTTGCTTTAGTTAAACAGTATTGACTTCACCCCTCTCAAGGCCCATGGTTAGCATGGTGTGAGACGAGTCAGCTGCCATTCAGCTTCAAGTAAAACCAAGAATCCTATCCAGTATGTATATTTACTATAACACACAGCAACAATTGACCATTCTGTAGTATATGTTAATTTTGTAAAACTGGTATTATGTAATATTGAAGTAAAATTTAACAAtcaaaaatgtatactgtatggTGGATAGTGTAGATGTAGTAGTTATGTAGGCTtaacaattttttgttgttgttattaagcGTTGACTTTAACTTATTCAGAAAAAAGTGATGTATAGACCTGGAGCTGCCAactatatgtactgtatatgtgcaCGCCATCTTGGGTATTTATGCAGGTAATTCAGAGTTACAGACCTTAGAGTTGAAATGTTTAACTATGCATTTTCTGTATGTTTCTTCTTATCCTCACCACTAGGATTGGTTAAGACAAAATGTTAATAAGAAATAAGTAAGCAATTAGTTGCTCTTacgtttcaaatttttttcgacacatttatttctatttaaaaactatttaaaattagaaaatggtaaaaatagtaaaatgatgcatgtgtaaaaaaaaatgtgactgagTGACTAACAGAGAAACATTCTTTGTAAACATGTCACATACCAGTGTTTACACAATGTAGTCCAAACAGTGTTGAGCAGTAAGGGTCAGCAAGAGTTTGTATTCCTCCAAATGAATATTAAAGTGAATTAGTTTTTCATTAGAAAAGCATTCTCTctaatatattttgtgtgatCTAAATTTATGCCTTTGTTGCCATAGTTAACCAAGTGGAGCTGCCATCAACTTCAATTGCAAATTGAGTTCTGTATCCATATTTAATTGGGGCTGTGCCCACTTTCCTTACCTATTTAGATCATGCATCCTGCAAGAATAGGGTTTGACTTACCTCCACAAATGGTAAAAGCTCTGGAAGCAAGATCTTGGAGAGCTACGTGGACACTCTGGGTGTGGTACTCCTCGGTGCTGTGCTCACTTTCAAGCAATAGACATTGACATTGTATGAACCACCACATTCGATCTTTGGGTACTTGTCTCTGGCCCTCAGAGTAAGAGTGGAGCAGAGTACCTATCACCACCACGGTGTTGAGTTGCAGGTCCTTCTACTCATGCCTTCTGTAAAACAGGACATAGGCAGTAGTTTGCCGCTTGTCGCATACAGAGGCACAACTTGTTTCTTGGACATCAAGGTCATTGTAGGTAAACCAGCGATCAATCAGGTCCTCCTCCTCCACAGCTGGATCCACTCCATCACTGATATAGTGCCCTAGACAAGAATGGAACattagcccctttcacactgcccgTAAAAGCTGGCTTTTTTTCTAGTGTCACCATATGAAAGGTACAGACACGGAATGTTTGAAGGTCAGGAGAAACAACCTCTGCTGCCCTAAACACTACCAGTAGCACTGACCTGCTTTAATAATCTAAATTTGAATCTTTTATCCATGAAATTTCATACTTTCCAAcctattttattcatttcattgtgtttttgcTGCTTCATTTAGTGTATGtggataatgatgaaattttagCCTTTACAGTATGTACTGCCATGTTGATGTAAGTTAAGCTACTGTATATTAGCAATTGGAATATTTCTTTCACCAATCGTAGTTCAAATTTTTCCTCACAGGGTCAGAGTACTGAGCCTTGAGGACATCATGAGGACGTGCCTAAGGACTGGTTGGTAAAAGCAAAACTCCAATCATTACACCCAACTTTGACCAGGGCTTAAAGTAGTCGCGTGGCGGCGTAGGCGACATAGCTCAGTGGttgagtggtcatctcccatttgtaaggttgtgggttcgatccgaaatatataaatgttataTAATTTACCATTTACTCCGGCACGGTGCCGGAATTTCGGCGTAAGAGCCACTAGCACAATGACAAATCTAGCGAAATAGACAGTTTAcatgtggggaatatttgacatGTCTGGCAAAACACCGCCAATGCGGAGAAAAGgccaactttaaaataaaccttCCCATACCCAGGGCTTAAAGTACTCCGGCACGGTGCCGGAATTTCGGCGTAAGAGCCACCAGC is a window of Vanacampus margaritifer isolate UIUO_Vmar chromosome 2, RoL_Vmar_1.0, whole genome shotgun sequence DNA encoding:
- the alkbh7 gene encoding alpha-ketoglutarate-dependent dioxygenase alkB homolog 7, mitochondrial isoform X2, which gives rise to MKLLLNAAKIVNKATIYKSPVRYLSFVADSGLKAEGDDPLIVGSSRALLQRLGSQVEVRTAFITEEEEGDLLRELEPGLKKKRYEFDHWDDAIHGYRETERETWGAACQTILSRVRSVFATGSSLLGPVHILDLDKTGYIKPHIDSVKFCGSTITGLSLLSDSVMRLVKEDAPRTRPDTTSLMRS
- the alkbh7 gene encoding alpha-ketoglutarate-dependent dioxygenase alkB homolog 7, mitochondrial isoform X1, which produces MKLLLNAAKIVNKATIYKSPVRYLSFVADSGLKAEGDDPLIVGSSRALLQRLGSQVEVRTAFITEEEEGDLLRELEPGLKKKRYEFDHWDDAIHGYRETERETWGAACQTILSRVRSVFATGSSLLGPVHILDLDKTGYIKPHIDSVKFCGSTITGLSLLSDSVMRLVKEDAPSEWLDLLLPRRSLYILRDQARYNFTHEILKDEESLFNGQRVPRQRRISVICRNLPA